The genomic region TGGAACAGCCATACCAGGATTCCAAGTCCTGCGCCACATGCACCCATCCGCAGGACAGCATCTCCCATGCCATATACCTGATAACTCAGTCCCGCACCGACAAGTCCGGTTACGATAAGCAGTCCCGCACATATCTTCTCCAGTCTGCGCAGCGTGTGAAGTCGTAATCCACAGACTTTATACTCATACAGATACTTATCCACAAATACCCCTACGTTTTCCACCGTATCGCTGATCATACATGCGTGTTCGAATTTCGCACGGACCAGGCGCATCAGCGGGTGGTTACTCTTACTCATACTTCCCGCCGCCTCCACCATACGTTTCATCGTCATACTCACGATACACTTGTCCACCACACCAAGTCCGGTCAGGATCCCCATGAGTACGAACAGTAACTTCTTGTCCAATAACATTTCCAGCATAATAAAAGCCCTCCTTTTGATTTGCATTATACTGTAAATCAAACAGAAGGGCGCTTAATTTCGTTCCTTATATTTCGCACGGAAAACCACATATCATGTCAGTTCCGGGCACATTCTGTGATATTTTAAATTGTATGCCTTTTCACTTATACCTAGATCATCGGCAGTAATTCCTTCATAAGTCTTACACTGTGGGCAATTGCCTTCTTTTCAAACGTTGGATAATCCATAGTCGCGCTGTTGTCAGCTTTATCCGAAATTGCACGAATGATGACATACGAAACTTTGTTCAGGTAAGCTGCCTGGGCAATTCCCGCACCTTCCATCTCTACACACATCGGATGGAATAATGATGAGATTCTTTCCTTCACATCTTTATCCGAAATAAACTGATCGCCGCTTACCACTCTTCCGGTAAATGTGTGAATATCCGGATTGGCTTTCTCATTTGCTGCTACTGCCTTCTTGACCAGTTTTTCATCTGCCGGGAATGACAGTGTGTCCATTCTTGGGATCTGTCCTGCCGGATCTCCGAATATCGTCGCATCCATATCGTGATGCAGTGCATCTGTCGAGATCACCATATCTCCGATATCAATCTGTGCATCCAGTGAACCCGCAATACCGGTATTAATCAATGTATCCACACCAAATCTGTCCACCAGGATCTGTGCACAGATTCCTGCATTCACCTTACCGATACCACTTCTTACAATAACAACATCTTTGCCGCCCAATGAACCTTTGCAGAATACCATCCCTGCCTGTTCTATAGTCTCATCGATCTGCATATCTTTTTTAAGTTCTGCCACTTCTTCTTCCATTGCTCCGATAATACCTATCATAGCTCTATATCCTCCTGTTATTACGATATTTTCTATATTAATTCGTCTATGCCCTATTATATCTTATAGAAAATTCGATTTCAACCGGCGAAATAAGTAGCAAACAGACAGAATCTCTGTTATAATCTGAGACGTATGACAATAAAACAATTATTTACAAAAGCAACAGGAGGTAATAGATATGGATTACAAACCATCAGGAGTCTGTTCTCGACTGATCCATGTAGAACTTGACGGAGATAAAATCGCAAATGTAGAATTCGTAGGCGGATGTGCCGGAAATACAGCCGGAATCAGCAGCCTTGTAAAAGGAATGGACGCTCACGAAGTGATCAAACGTCTGGAAGGAACAAAATGTGGTGCAAGACCAACATCCTGCCCTGACCAGTTATCCAAAGCTTTAAAACAGGCTCTTGGAGAATAATTTTCTGCGAATTTCATAACTACAGAAAAAAAGGCTACTTGTCCTCCCCTTATCGGGGAAGACTTGTAGCCTTTTATGGGGATACCTTCTTTTTTATGTACTCATACTGCAAGATTTCGATCTTTATTCAGTGTTTCGTTTACTTGTTACAATTGTTACTTTTTTAATTGTTTTTCGTTCACTAGTATTGATGCATTACTTATCTTTTATTTGTTTTATGGATATTTGTCTTTATTAGTTTATGGTTTTTTTGTTATACATTATAATTACATATTTTTACGTCTTTGCCTTGTTATAAACTACCTTATTTTTCAATCCCTGCCAACTACATCTTTTACCACTGCTTTATAATCTTCTGCTTGCATCGGACCTTCGGTCCTTTAATTACCTCGAGTTATTCCGTCCTATTGTTCTACTTTAAACATTCATCGTCGTTTTTTTGCTTCTTGTGTTGTGTTTTTTGCTTCTATGCTCTTTTAAGGATTGTGCTATTCAACATAAACGCCATTTGTAAAAGAACTGCTCACGTCGCTGTTAGCTGCATGTGTGCAACGTACACGGTAATAATAATCACCTTCAACGTATAACGTCCTGTTAGAAGTTACACGATTCATATTCAGGTTTTCTTTCTGCCATCCGTCGTAGTAAGACCATTCTGTATCTTCTTCTTTGGCGCGTTCTACAAGTACACCTATTTGTACGCTGTCAACTACATGTGCTGCGATTGTCGTTCCACCAGCATAAATTTTTCCTTCTCCAAGTTTTGTACACTTAGAGTATCCGGCCATTAAGTCAACACCTCTGGTAATCTTGGTATCATAACCAATTGATTCATTTTCGTGCGTTAATTCCGAACCATCTATTACTTTATTTTCCGCAGCCTTCACTTCCAGCATCGATGTAAGCGATAATCCTCCGACCAGCATTACTGCCAGACACATAGACACTAATCTCCTCTTCATATTTCACCTCCATTCGTACTTATTTTTTCGCCCTCATATATTAATACACATAACTTTCAAAAAACTGTCGCATTTATTTTGGAAAAAATAAATTTTTTAATATTTTTTCAAAATTTTGTTCACTCATTGTTCCCATCAGTATATATTCTATATTCCCATATTTAAATTTAGCAACGCATTTAGGGACATTGCTATCTTCTATTTCATATAGTGTTATGTTTATCTTACATTTATGAATTTCTTTTGAATATTTCTTTTCTACCGAATCTTCAAAATCCACTCCCCATGAGCTATCTCTATATGGCATATTAATTATATATCCTATTGTTTCTCCATCATAACTATAATACATCTCCGCAACTTGCTTACTCTCATCCAGATTCATTGTATCGAACTTCATATCCGGTAAACAAACAAATACCTTAACTACATCTGTGTCAAATGTATCACGTATTTTCTGATATGCCTCTTCTTCTGCTTCACCCTCAATTATCTTATTTTGCTTATCTGTCTTATTCGAATCTACCTGTTCTACATCTCTATCTCCAACAGCCTGTCTCACCATCCGTACAACTCTTTCCGGTCCTCCCATGCTGGTGATTCCCATTGCCAGTACGCATACGATAACAGCGGCCAGTGCCAGATATATCTTCAGAGGTTTTCTGCGATAATGAACTTTCTTTTCTGATGTATCTGCCGTTCCAACTTCGGCCTTCAGCATCTTTCTTCCGAGTTCCAGTGCTCTGCGGTCTTCTTCAGACAGGTTATTGATGGCTTCTTCTCTTTCTCTGGCTTCATTTTCCGC from Dorea longicatena harbors:
- a CDS encoding 5'-methylthioadenosine/adenosylhomocysteine nucleosidase, producing MIGIIGAMEEEVAELKKDMQIDETIEQAGMVFCKGSLGGKDVVIVRSGIGKVNAGICAQILVDRFGVDTLINTGIAGSLDAQIDIGDMVISTDALHHDMDATIFGDPAGQIPRMDTLSFPADEKLVKKAVAANEKANPDIHTFTGRVVSGDQFISDKDVKERISSLFHPMCVEMEGAGIAQAAYLNKVSYVIIRAISDKADNSATMDYPTFEKKAIAHSVRLMKELLPMI
- a CDS encoding TIGR03905 family TSCPD domain-containing protein translates to MDYKPSGVCSRLIHVELDGDKIANVEFVGGCAGNTAGISSLVKGMDAHEVIKRLEGTKCGARPTSCPDQLSKALKQALGE
- a CDS encoding DUF6147 family protein; protein product: MKRRLVSMCLAVMLVGGLSLTSMLEVKAAENKVIDGSELTHENESIGYDTKITRGVDLMAGYSKCTKLGEGKIYAGGTTIAAHVVDSVQIGVLVERAKEEDTEWSYYDGWQKENLNMNRVTSNRTLYVEGDYYYRVRCTHAANSDVSSSFTNGVYVE
- a CDS encoding DUF4367 domain-containing protein, with translation MGITSMGGPERVVRMVRQAVGDRDVEQVDSNKTDKQNKIIEGEAEEEAYQKIRDTFDTDVVKVFVCLPDMKFDTMNLDESKQVAEMYYSYDGETIGYIINMPYRDSSWGVDFEDSVEKKYSKEIHKCKINITLYEIEDSNVPKCVAKFKYGNIEYILMGTMSEQNFEKILKNLFFPK